The following coding sequences lie in one Microvirga sp. 17 mud 1-3 genomic window:
- a CDS encoding DUF350 domain-containing protein, which produces MVASSLAGLPDFLIFFVIATILVALYLAIYTLATMHNEFALIRQNVISAATSLGFSLVGFALPLASAIVHAQTIVDCLIWGLVALAVQIVVYWLVRIVMPNLSQRIASGEMAAALFLGAASLSAGIINAAAMTF; this is translated from the coding sequence ATCGTGGCTTCTTCTCTGGCGGGCTTGCCCGACTTCCTGATTTTCTTCGTCATCGCGACCATCCTGGTCGCGCTCTACCTCGCCATCTACACCCTGGCGACCATGCACAACGAGTTCGCGCTCATCCGGCAGAACGTGATCTCGGCCGCGACCTCCCTAGGCTTCAGCCTCGTTGGATTCGCCCTGCCGCTCGCCAGCGCCATCGTCCATGCCCAGACCATCGTCGATTGCCTGATCTGGGGCCTCGTGGCGCTTGCCGTTCAGATCGTCGTGTACTGGCTCGTGCGCATCGTCATGCCGAACCTGTCCCAGCGGATCGCCTCGGGCGAGATGGCCGCTGCACTGTTCCTGGGCGCTGCTTCGCTCTCTGCCGGCATTATCAACGCGGCCGCGATGACGTTTTGA
- the secG gene encoding preprotein translocase subunit SecG, producing the protein MQTVLIIVHLIIVLALIGVVLLQRSEGGGMGLGGGGGGGVSGFMTGRGQANALTRTTAILGALFFLTSLALTIMAGQSGAPRSIIDGVAPAAPAGQAPAGGQGGNVLEQLQRMQGDQPASPAPAPAAPAPAPATPQVPQSQ; encoded by the coding sequence ATGCAAACGGTTCTCATCATTGTTCACCTGATCATAGTCCTCGCCCTGATCGGCGTGGTTCTGCTGCAGCGCTCCGAGGGCGGCGGCATGGGCCTCGGCGGCGGAGGAGGAGGCGGTGTTTCGGGATTCATGACCGGACGCGGGCAGGCCAACGCCCTGACCCGGACGACGGCGATCCTCGGCGCCCTGTTCTTCCTGACGAGCCTCGCCCTGACCATCATGGCAGGCCAGAGCGGCGCGCCCCGTTCGATCATCGACGGCGTCGCCCCGGCGGCTCCGGCCGGACAGGCCCCCGCGGGCGGGCAGGGCGGCAACGTCCTCGAGCAGCTCCAGCGCATGCAGGGAGACCAGCCGGCCAGCCCGGCCCCGGCACCCGCCGCTCCGGCCCCCGCGCCGGCGACACCGCAGGTGCCTCAGTCGCAGTGA
- the pdhA gene encoding pyruvate dehydrogenase (acetyl-transferring) E1 component subunit alpha translates to MAVAARKAGRAASGTANKSTPKSSAKQALNSPQFEKDQDLLAYREMLLIRRFEEKSGQMYGMGLIGGFCHLYIGQEAVVVGMQMATKDGDQVITGYRDHGHMLACGMDAKGVMAELTGRRGGLSKGKGGSMHMFSKEKHFYGGHGIVGAQVSLGTGIAFANRYRENDSVCLTYFGDGAANQGQVYESFNMAELWKLPVVYVIENNRYAMGTSVNRASAQTDFSKRGVSFNIPGEQVDGMDVRAVYAAGQRAIEYARSGKGPYILEMQTYRYRGHSMSDPAKYRTKDEVTRMREEHDPIEQVRRRLLESWKLSEDELKSIDSKVREIVNEAAEFATHDPEPDPSELYTDIVLEPAR, encoded by the coding sequence ATGGCTGTTGCTGCCCGCAAGGCAGGCCGCGCCGCATCCGGCACGGCCAACAAGTCCACTCCCAAGAGCTCAGCGAAACAGGCTCTTAACTCCCCACAATTCGAAAAGGACCAGGACCTCCTCGCCTATCGCGAGATGCTCCTGATCCGCCGCTTCGAGGAGAAGTCCGGCCAGATGTATGGCATGGGCCTCATCGGCGGCTTCTGCCATCTCTATATCGGCCAGGAAGCTGTCGTCGTCGGCATGCAGATGGCGACGAAGGATGGCGACCAGGTCATCACCGGCTACCGGGACCACGGCCATATGCTGGCCTGCGGCATGGATGCGAAGGGCGTGATGGCCGAACTCACGGGCCGCCGCGGCGGGCTGTCCAAGGGCAAGGGCGGCTCCATGCACATGTTCTCGAAGGAGAAGCACTTCTACGGCGGCCATGGCATCGTCGGTGCTCAGGTGTCCCTCGGGACCGGCATCGCGTTCGCCAACCGCTACCGGGAGAACGACAGCGTCTGCCTCACCTATTTCGGCGACGGTGCCGCCAACCAGGGCCAGGTCTACGAGAGCTTCAACATGGCGGAGCTGTGGAAGCTACCTGTCGTGTACGTGATCGAGAACAACCGCTACGCCATGGGTACGTCCGTGAACCGTGCCTCCGCGCAGACGGATTTCTCCAAGCGCGGCGTGTCCTTCAACATCCCCGGTGAGCAGGTGGATGGGATGGACGTGCGTGCCGTCTATGCGGCCGGCCAGCGTGCGATCGAATACGCCCGCTCGGGCAAGGGCCCCTATATCCTCGAGATGCAGACCTATCGCTATCGCGGCCACTCCATGTCCGATCCGGCGAAGTACCGCACGAAGGACGAGGTGACCCGCATGCGCGAGGAACACGATCCCATCGAGCAGGTGCGCCGCCGTCTCCTGGAGAGCTGGAAGCTGTCCGAGGACGAGCTCAAGTCCATCGACAGCAAGGTGCGCGAGATCGTGAACGAGGCCGCCGAGTTCGCCACGCACGATCCCGAACCCGATCCGTCGGAGCTCTATACCGACATCGTTCTCGAGCCGGCGCGTTAA
- a CDS encoding MFS transporter: MSSRNLIRILAVSGFAGTFSSRAVEPMVGIIARDFATSPQTIALLSAAFALPYAFIQPILGPVGDALGKERVMKVALALLFLALAGSVMAPDVTSLFGLRILAGAAAGGAVPLSIALIGDRVEMAQRQVALSRYLVAIIIGQLAGSSFAGLIAEFIGWRGVFSLSTGLMAAALAATIVGFRDAPAGGRFDMGAAILRYRDILSNPRALALFGFVFVEAVAIFGIFPYVAPLLEQSGGGGAAQAGFAIGGFAVGGLVYSLLVTWLLRTLGIPRLLVAGGICACLALVALGHTADWKFYGAAMILLGLGFYMLHNTFQAQVTEVAPKARASAVALHAFSFFVGQAIGVVFMGFGLRHAGLAASTGTAAAVILGVGVTASVVLMLPRFQTRGR, translated from the coding sequence ATGTCGTCGCGCAACTTGATCCGGATTCTCGCCGTCAGCGGCTTTGCAGGCACATTCTCGTCCCGGGCCGTGGAGCCGATGGTGGGGATCATCGCGCGGGACTTCGCCACCAGCCCGCAGACGATTGCGCTCCTGTCCGCAGCCTTTGCGCTGCCCTACGCCTTCATCCAGCCGATCCTCGGTCCCGTCGGGGACGCGCTTGGCAAGGAGCGGGTGATGAAGGTCGCGCTGGCGCTGCTGTTCCTGGCGCTCGCCGGATCTGTCATGGCCCCCGATGTGACGAGCCTCTTTGGCCTGCGCATCCTGGCAGGTGCGGCCGCAGGGGGCGCCGTTCCCCTCTCCATCGCGCTCATCGGCGACCGGGTCGAGATGGCACAGCGCCAGGTGGCACTCAGCCGCTATCTCGTGGCCATCATCATAGGCCAGCTTGCCGGGTCATCCTTTGCAGGCCTGATCGCCGAGTTCATCGGCTGGCGCGGCGTCTTCTCGCTCTCCACGGGGCTCATGGCGGCCGCGCTTGCGGCCACGATCGTCGGATTTCGGGATGCGCCCGCGGGCGGCCGGTTCGACATGGGCGCCGCGATTTTGCGCTACCGGGACATCCTGTCCAATCCCCGGGCGCTCGCCCTGTTCGGCTTCGTGTTCGTGGAAGCCGTCGCGATCTTCGGGATCTTCCCCTACGTCGCGCCGCTCCTGGAGCAGAGCGGCGGAGGAGGCGCTGCCCAGGCAGGCTTCGCCATCGGCGGTTTCGCCGTGGGTGGCCTCGTCTATTCGCTTTTAGTGACCTGGCTCCTCAGGACGCTCGGCATTCCGCGGCTCCTGGTGGCAGGCGGCATCTGCGCCTGTCTCGCCTTAGTGGCCCTCGGCCACACGGCCGACTGGAAGTTCTATGGCGCCGCCATGATCCTCCTGGGACTTGGCTTCTATATGCTCCACAACACCTTCCAGGCCCAGGTCACCGAGGTGGCGCCCAAGGCCCGGGCCTCGGCGGTGGCGCTCCACGCCTTCTCGTTCTTCGTGGGCCAGGCGATTGGTGTCGTGTTCATGGGCTTCGGCCTGCGCCATGCAGGCCTTGCGGCTTCGACCGGGACGGCCGCCGCGGTGATCCTCGGCGTCGGCGTCACGGCCTCGGTGGTGCTGATGCTGCCCCGGTTTCAGACCCGGGGACGGTAG
- the queF gene encoding preQ(1) synthase has protein sequence MTDPTLQLGHATALPGNPDEAKLDRVPNPHQDTDYLARFTVPEFTSLCPVTGQPDFAILVIDYVPGPWLVESKSLKLYMHSFRNHGAFHEDCTVAIGKRLAGLLEPRFLRIGGYWYPRGGIPIDVFWQTGEMPKNLWLPDQGVAPYRPRV, from the coding sequence GTGACGGATCCCACCCTCCAGCTCGGTCATGCAACCGCCCTCCCCGGCAATCCCGATGAGGCGAAGCTCGACCGGGTTCCGAATCCCCATCAGGACACGGATTATCTGGCCCGTTTCACGGTGCCGGAGTTCACCTCCTTGTGCCCGGTGACCGGCCAGCCCGATTTCGCCATCCTGGTGATCGACTACGTGCCAGGCCCCTGGCTCGTCGAATCGAAGTCGCTCAAGCTCTACATGCACAGCTTCCGCAACCATGGCGCCTTCCACGAGGATTGCACGGTTGCGATCGGCAAGCGGCTGGCCGGGCTGCTGGAGCCGCGCTTCCTGCGCATCGGCGGCTACTGGTATCCCCGCGGCGGCATCCCGATCGACGTTTTCTGGCAGACGGGCGAAATGCCCAAGAACCTCTGGCTGCCCGATCAGGGCGTCGCGCCCTACCGTCCCCGGGTCTGA
- the tpiA gene encoding triose-phosphate isomerase: MSVDRPRPLVAGNWKMNGLKSSAKVMSEIQAGYTPGLKAKVELAVCPPTTLLGMFALMAVGSRVAVGGQDCHAKEMGAFTGDLSAEMLADAGASYVILGHSERRQYHDEKDADVCAKALAAHRAGLTAIVCIGETQQEREAGRALAVVKKQLRGSVPADSNSHNLVIAYEPVWAIGTGLTPTPADVAEVHALIREELRKLVGKGEHAKVRILYGGSVKPSNAAELMAVENVDGALVGGASLVAADFLAIAGAYLG; encoded by the coding sequence ATGAGCGTCGATCGGCCGCGCCCGCTGGTGGCGGGGAACTGGAAGATGAACGGATTAAAGTCTTCCGCCAAGGTGATGAGCGAGATTCAGGCGGGCTATACGCCCGGCCTGAAGGCGAAGGTCGAGCTGGCCGTCTGCCCGCCCACCACACTCCTGGGCATGTTCGCCCTGATGGCGGTGGGCTCTCGGGTCGCTGTCGGCGGGCAGGATTGCCATGCCAAGGAAATGGGTGCCTTCACGGGCGATCTCTCGGCCGAGATGCTGGCCGATGCCGGGGCATCCTATGTCATTCTCGGTCACTCCGAGCGACGTCAGTACCATGACGAGAAGGACGCCGACGTCTGCGCCAAGGCCCTGGCGGCCCACCGGGCGGGGCTCACGGCTATCGTGTGCATCGGCGAGACGCAGCAGGAGCGGGAGGCCGGGCGGGCCCTCGCGGTGGTCAAGAAGCAGCTTCGCGGCTCCGTGCCGGCCGACTCGAACAGCCACAACCTGGTCATCGCCTATGAGCCCGTCTGGGCCATCGGTACGGGCCTCACGCCCACCCCTGCGGATGTCGCGGAGGTCCATGCCCTGATCCGCGAGGAACTGCGGAAGCTGGTCGGCAAGGGTGAGCACGCCAAGGTCCGTATCCTCTATGGCGGGTCCGTGAAGCCCTCCAACGCGGCCGAGCTGATGGCCGTCGAGAACGTCGACGGCGCCCTTGTGGGCGGCGCCAGCCTCGTGGCCGCCGACTTCCTGGCCATTGCCGGAGCCTATCTGGGCTGA
- a CDS encoding VOC family protein has translation MSRRIDHLVVAVRDLDQAAAFYKRLGFQVGARNRHPWGTENRIVQFRSSFIELITVGEGAEIAPHTERQFSFGAFVRDYLKSREGLAMLVLDSQDAEADAAGFAKAGNGAFEPFHFERKGARPDGSEVKVAFSLAFASMPDAGRAGFFVCQQHYPENFWNPAFQAHDNRAEDVIAVALSIPDPDRHKAFLSAFTGEVPTQPSLHDLSYRLAGGGHLDVMTPDDAGETYGSVEAEMDQPSFVAFAVRVDDVSRQAKWLDAAGIPFAHIGTRLVVPASAGMGAAIAFEAT, from the coding sequence ATGAGCCGCCGTATCGACCATCTCGTGGTTGCCGTCCGCGATCTCGATCAGGCGGCAGCCTTCTACAAACGTCTCGGCTTCCAAGTCGGGGCGCGGAACCGCCATCCCTGGGGCACGGAGAATCGGATCGTCCAGTTCCGGTCGTCCTTCATCGAGCTGATCACGGTCGGGGAGGGGGCGGAGATTGCCCCTCACACGGAGCGCCAGTTCAGCTTCGGTGCCTTCGTGCGCGATTACCTGAAGAGTCGCGAAGGTCTCGCGATGCTGGTCCTCGACAGCCAGGACGCCGAGGCGGACGCGGCGGGCTTCGCCAAGGCGGGAAACGGCGCTTTCGAGCCTTTCCATTTCGAGCGTAAAGGTGCCCGGCCGGACGGCTCTGAGGTGAAAGTGGCCTTCAGCCTCGCATTCGCGTCCATGCCGGATGCAGGCCGGGCCGGCTTTTTCGTCTGCCAGCAGCATTATCCTGAAAATTTCTGGAATCCCGCCTTCCAGGCCCATGACAACCGGGCAGAAGATGTCATCGCCGTTGCCCTGTCAATTCCCGATCCCGATCGGCACAAGGCCTTCCTGTCGGCATTTACGGGCGAGGTGCCGACCCAACCGTCCCTCCATGATCTGTCCTATCGCCTGGCCGGTGGCGGGCATCTGGACGTGATGACGCCGGACGACGCCGGTGAAACCTATGGCTCCGTCGAGGCCGAGATGGACCAACCATCCTTCGTGGCCTTCGCGGTGCGGGTCGACGACGTCTCGCGCCAGGCAAAATGGCTCGATGCGGCCGGGATACCCTTCGCGCATATCGGCACGCGGCTCGTCGTCCCGGCGAGCGCCGGGATGGGCGCCGCCATCGCGTTCGAGGCAACGTAA
- a CDS encoding septum formation initiator family protein has protein sequence MVIRRRARRILIPLVLYSISAAVAAYFVHHAHSGARGFEAREHYEAQADELTKELNVLKTERTDWERRIALLRSDQIDRDLLDERARIILGRVHRNDLVIMLGNAESKP, from the coding sequence ATGGTCATTCGCAGGCGCGCACGAAGAATTCTGATTCCGCTGGTGCTCTACAGCATCTCGGCGGCGGTCGCGGCTTATTTCGTGCATCATGCCCATAGCGGTGCCCGCGGTTTCGAGGCGCGGGAGCATTATGAGGCTCAGGCGGACGAGCTGACCAAGGAGCTCAACGTCCTCAAGACCGAGAGGACGGATTGGGAGCGGCGCATCGCTTTGCTCCGGAGCGACCAGATCGACCGCGACCTGTTGGACGAACGCGCCAGGATCATCCTTGGACGTGTGCACCGCAACGATCTCGTGATTATGCTCGGAAACGCGGAGTCAAAGCCGTAA
- the eno gene encoding phosphopyruvate hydratase, producing MTAIIDVHAREILDSRGNPTIEVDVTLEDGSMGRAAVPSGASTGAHEAVELRDGDKKRYLGKGVTKAVDAVNNEILDAIGGLDAEEQVLIDETMIELDGTPNKARLGANAILGVSLAVAKAAADAVTLPLYRYVGGTQARVLPVPMMNIINGGAHADNPIDFQEFMILPVGAPTLSEAVRMGAEVFHTLKKALKDAGHNTNVGDEGGFAPNLPSAEAALDFVMASIEKAGYKPGKDMVIGLDCASTEFFKNGAYVYEGEGKKRSPQEQAEYLAKLVKDYPIASIEDGMSEDDWEGWKILTDLVGAKCQLVGDDLFVTNVTRLSDGIRKGVGNSLLVKVNQIGTLTETLAAVDMAQRAGYTAVMSHRSGETEDSTIADLAVATNCGQIKTGSLARSDRLAKYNQLIRIEEELGEQARYAGRAALKALM from the coding sequence ATGACCGCAATCATCGACGTCCACGCCCGCGAAATCCTCGACAGCCGAGGCAATCCCACCATCGAGGTGGATGTAACCCTCGAAGACGGCTCCATGGGCCGGGCCGCCGTTCCGTCTGGAGCCTCCACGGGCGCGCATGAGGCGGTCGAACTGCGGGATGGCGACAAGAAGCGCTATCTGGGCAAAGGCGTCACGAAAGCTGTCGACGCGGTGAACAACGAGATCCTGGATGCCATCGGCGGTCTCGATGCGGAGGAGCAGGTCCTCATCGACGAGACCATGATCGAGCTCGACGGCACGCCCAACAAGGCGCGCCTTGGCGCCAACGCGATCCTCGGCGTCTCCCTCGCGGTCGCAAAGGCAGCCGCCGACGCCGTGACCCTGCCGCTTTACCGCTATGTGGGCGGCACCCAGGCCCGGGTCCTGCCGGTCCCGATGATGAACATCATCAATGGCGGGGCACATGCGGACAATCCCATCGACTTTCAGGAATTCATGATCCTGCCCGTGGGCGCCCCGACCCTGTCTGAGGCGGTGCGCATGGGTGCCGAGGTGTTCCACACCCTCAAGAAGGCCCTCAAGGACGCCGGCCACAACACCAATGTGGGCGACGAGGGTGGCTTCGCGCCGAACCTTCCGAGCGCCGAGGCGGCCCTGGACTTCGTCATGGCGTCCATCGAGAAGGCCGGCTACAAGCCCGGCAAGGACATGGTCATCGGCCTCGACTGCGCTTCGACCGAATTCTTCAAGAACGGCGCCTATGTCTATGAAGGCGAAGGAAAAAAGCGCTCTCCCCAGGAGCAGGCCGAGTATCTCGCGAAACTCGTGAAGGATTATCCCATCGCGTCCATCGAGGACGGGATGTCCGAGGACGACTGGGAAGGCTGGAAGATCCTGACCGACCTCGTAGGCGCCAAGTGCCAGCTCGTCGGCGACGATCTCTTCGTCACCAACGTGACACGCCTCTCGGACGGCATTCGCAAGGGCGTCGGCAATTCGCTGCTCGTGAAGGTGAACCAGATCGGCACCCTGACCGAGACCCTCGCGGCCGTCGATATGGCCCAGCGCGCCGGCTACACGGCCGTGATGTCTCACCGCTCGGGCGAGACCGAGGACTCGACCATTGCGGATCTCGCCGTCGCGACCAATTGCGGGCAGATCAAGACCGGCTCGCTCGCCCGTTCCGACCGGCTCGCCAAGTACAACCAGCTCATCCGTATCGAGGAGGAGCTCGGCGAGCAGGCACGCTATGCAGGCCGCGCGGCCCTGAAGGCTCTCATGTAA
- the kdsA gene encoding 3-deoxy-8-phosphooctulonate synthase: MNSTPQSPAIVEVGSVRFGNHLPLSIIAGPCAMESREHALEMASALKEITTKLGIGLVYKSSFDKANRTSMTSRRGIGLDKALAIFADVKEALGIPVVTDVHEIEQCAPVGEVVDVLQIPAFLCRQTDLVVAAAKTGRAVNVKKGQFLAPWDMAHVAAKVTGAGNPNVMLTERGVSFGYNTLVSDMRALPIMAETGAPVIFDATHSVQQPGGKGATSGGQREFVPVLARAAVAVGVAGVFIETHQDPDKAPSDGPNMVPLKEMEALLSRLKAYDALAKSA; encoded by the coding sequence ATGAACAGCACGCCACAAAGCCCCGCAATCGTCGAGGTCGGCTCCGTCCGCTTCGGCAACCATCTCCCGCTCAGCATCATCGCCGGGCCCTGCGCCATGGAGAGCCGCGAGCACGCGCTCGAGATGGCCTCGGCCCTCAAGGAGATTACGACGAAGCTCGGGATCGGCCTCGTCTACAAGTCGTCCTTCGACAAGGCGAACCGGACGTCGATGACGAGCCGCCGGGGCATCGGGCTCGACAAGGCCCTTGCGATCTTCGCCGACGTGAAGGAGGCGCTGGGAATTCCCGTGGTCACGGATGTGCATGAAATCGAGCAATGCGCTCCGGTGGGCGAAGTGGTGGACGTGCTCCAGATCCCGGCCTTCCTCTGCCGGCAGACCGACCTGGTGGTCGCCGCGGCGAAGACCGGCCGGGCCGTCAACGTGAAGAAGGGGCAGTTCCTCGCGCCCTGGGACATGGCGCACGTGGCCGCCAAGGTGACGGGCGCCGGCAACCCGAACGTGATGCTGACCGAACGCGGCGTCTCCTTCGGTTACAATACTCTCGTGTCCGATATGCGCGCCCTGCCGATCATGGCCGAGACAGGCGCGCCGGTGATTTTCGACGCCACCCACTCGGTGCAGCAGCCCGGCGGCAAGGGGGCAACTTCCGGCGGCCAGCGGGAATTCGTGCCGGTCCTCGCCCGGGCGGCGGTCGCGGTCGGCGTCGCGGGTGTCTTTATCGAGACCCATCAGGATCCGGACAAGGCGCCCTCAGACGGCCCCAATATGGTCCCCCTGAAGGAGATGGAAGCGCTTCTCTCCCGCCTGAAGGCCTACGACGCCCTGGCGAAATCCGCCTGA
- a CDS encoding CTP synthase — protein sequence MTRYVFITGGVVSSLGKGLASAALGALLQARGYKVRLRKLDPYLNVDPGTMSPYQHGEVFVTDDGAETDLDLGHYERFTGVPATKADNITTGRIYLDIITKERRGDYLGATIQVIPHVTNAIKDFVLTGNEGFDFVLVEIGGTVGDIEGLPFFEAIRQLGNDLDRGQAIYTHLTLLPFIPSAGELKTKPTQHSVAELRSIGIQPDILLCRTDREIPKDERRKLALFCNVRETAVIEARDAPSIYDVPLAYHEAGLDSEVLAAFGIENAPAPDLSRWTRISGRVHNPEGEVNIAVVGKYTGLKDAYKSLIEALHHGGIANQVKVNLNWIESEIFEREDPAPFLEGIHGIMVPGGFGQRGAEGKIRAARFARERKVPYFGICFGMQMAVIEAARSLAGIENASSTEFGPTPEPVVGLLTEWLRGNELEKRAAGGDLGGTMRLGAYQASLKPGSKVAEIYGGTEISERHRHRYEVNMGYRERLESKGLRFSGVSPDGILPEIVEYEDHPWFIGVQYHPELKSRPFEPHPLFKSFIHAAVEQSRLV from the coding sequence ATGACGCGGTACGTATTCATCACCGGCGGCGTGGTGTCTTCGCTCGGCAAGGGCCTGGCTTCAGCCGCCCTCGGGGCGCTTCTCCAGGCTCGTGGTTACAAGGTTCGGCTTCGCAAGCTCGACCCTTATCTCAATGTGGATCCGGGGACGATGAGTCCCTACCAGCACGGCGAGGTCTTCGTCACGGACGACGGCGCCGAGACGGATCTCGACCTGGGCCATTATGAGCGCTTTACCGGGGTGCCGGCCACGAAGGCCGACAACATCACCACGGGCCGAATCTATCTCGACATCATCACCAAGGAACGGCGGGGCGATTATCTCGGCGCCACGATCCAGGTGATTCCCCATGTCACGAACGCCATCAAGGACTTCGTGCTGACCGGCAACGAGGGCTTCGACTTCGTGCTCGTGGAGATCGGCGGCACGGTGGGCGACATCGAGGGCCTTCCGTTCTTCGAGGCGATCCGCCAGCTCGGCAATGACCTCGATCGCGGCCAGGCGATCTATACCCACCTGACCCTGCTGCCCTTCATTCCGTCAGCCGGCGAACTCAAGACCAAGCCGACTCAGCACTCGGTCGCGGAGCTGCGCTCCATCGGCATCCAGCCCGATATCCTGCTCTGCCGTACAGACCGGGAAATTCCGAAGGACGAGCGGCGCAAGCTCGCTTTGTTCTGCAATGTCCGCGAAACGGCCGTGATCGAGGCGCGGGATGCGCCCTCCATCTACGACGTACCGCTCGCCTATCATGAGGCGGGCCTCGACAGCGAGGTGCTCGCGGCCTTCGGGATCGAGAATGCGCCTGCGCCCGATCTCAGCCGCTGGACGCGCATCTCCGGCCGAGTTCACAACCCGGAAGGCGAGGTGAACATTGCGGTCGTCGGCAAGTACACGGGGCTGAAGGACGCCTACAAGTCGCTCATCGAGGCTCTGCACCACGGCGGCATCGCCAACCAGGTGAAGGTGAACCTCAACTGGATCGAGAGCGAGATCTTCGAGCGAGAGGATCCGGCTCCCTTCCTGGAAGGAATCCATGGAATCATGGTGCCGGGCGGCTTCGGCCAGCGCGGGGCGGAGGGCAAGATCCGCGCCGCCCGCTTCGCCCGCGAGCGCAAGGTGCCGTATTTCGGCATCTGCTTCGGCATGCAGATGGCCGTGATCGAAGCGGCCCGGTCGCTGGCCGGCATCGAGAATGCCAGCTCCACCGAATTCGGCCCGACCCCGGAGCCCGTGGTCGGCCTCCTGACAGAGTGGCTGCGCGGCAACGAGCTGGAGAAGCGCGCCGCCGGGGGCGACCTGGGCGGCACCATGCGGCTCGGCGCCTATCAGGCGAGCCTGAAGCCCGGCAGCAAGGTGGCCGAGATCTACGGCGGTACCGAAATCTCCGAACGCCACCGCCACCGCTACGAAGTCAATATGGGCTATCGCGAGCGTCTGGAGTCGAAGGGCCTGCGCTTCTCGGGCGTCTCGCCGGACGGGATTCTGCCGGAGATCGTCGAATACGAGGACCATCCCTGGTTCATCGGCGTCCAGTATCATCCGGAGCTGAAGTCACGTCCTTTCGAGCCGCATCCGCTCTTCAAGAGCTTCATTCACGCGGCCGTGGAGCAGAGCCGGCTGGTGTGA